Genomic window (Prosthecochloris aestuarii DSM 271):
TCCGTCGGGAGCGACTCTCCCGTAAGAATGGATTCATCTATCTTGAGATCTCTGACGCTGAAAAGGCGCATGTCGGCAGGGACTTTGTCTCCCGACTGAAGAATGACGACGTCTCCGGGTACAAGTTCCTCGGAGGGCATCGATACTTGCTTGTTGCCCCTCCTGGCAAGAGCCTGGGGGGACAGGAGGTCCTTTATGGCATCAAGAGCCTTTTCGGCTTTGCCTTCCTGAACATACCCTATCAGTGCATTGATGAGGACTACGCCAACAATAACCCACGCGTCAATCCAGTGACCAAGCAATGCGGTAACCAGTCCGGCGGCAAGCAGTACATAGATGAGAATGTTGCGGAACTGCAGCAGGAACATGACGAGCGGATTCTGTTTTTTTTGCGGAGTCAGCCGGTTTGGCCCATACTGCTTCAAACGCTCTTCAGCTTGTTGACCTGAAAGGCCGTTCGCGGAAGAAGAGAGCTTCCGGAAAACAGTATCGACGGTCTCGCCGTGGTAAAAAGTTTCGTTCATAGTATCGTCCTCAACGAGCTTTTATTGGGGAAACGAAAGACTCCGGGTTTACGTGCAGGCAGACGAGACGTCTCTCTCATCGAGAAGGTTCCCGGCTATGGTGTTTTGTGACACTTTTGTGTTGCTGCACAAAGTTCCCTTTTTACAACTTAACGATAACGAAACGTTTAGTTTGTATGAAAAGCGATCAGTCCGAAGGAGAGAAAAAGGATGCTGGCGAGAAGTATTGTCGAATCGCTGATCTTTCGCATTGACGATTCCCTGGTCTCTCTGTACATGCTTGCGATGATGATCACGGCGGCATTGTTTGCCAGGAGGAAATATGTTGAAGCTGGAAGGATTTCCGTGAAGGTGAAAGAAAACAGGAGAAGTCCGGAGAGCACGCTGGTGATAATGAGGAGTTTTTTTGTGCCCGGAAAGGAGAGGGTGTTGGCGATTGTTTTGATGCCGCTCAACCGATCGCCTCTGCTGTCGCGCATGTCCCACATGACTTCGATAAAAAACGCGCAGATAAATACATATCCCCAGCAGATCCATGCCTTGAGCGAAAGGGGCTCACCTTCGAAAAACAGGGGGAGGAAGACCAGTGCTGTTGCCCAGTCGAGCGGGGGAGTGAGATTTTTAACGATGTAGATATCTTTCAGTCGTCGGGCGCCGTTCAAACGTCTTGAGAGAAAGGCCGGAAAGTATTTGTGATTGTAGAGGATTCCTATCAGGATGATAAGCGCCGTTATCCAGAATGCCGGTTGTCCGAATTGAAAGGCGATCAGGAGAGCAATGAAGGAGATCAGGTAGA
Coding sequences:
- a CDS encoding UbiA family prenyltransferase, producing the protein MKPERNVSNYFYRNKLHLSLLSALGALSWSIYFDIRVNLWALVTVFLLTFSIYQDNRLTDDKEDATNDPEGLKNALKNKELITYVIVYLISFIALLIAFQFGQPAFWITALIILIGILYNHKYFPAFLSRRLNGARRLKDIYIVKNLTPPLDWATALVFLPLFFEGEPLSLKAWICWGYVFICAFFIEVMWDMRDSRGDRLSGIKTIANTLSFPGTKKLLIITSVLSGLLLFSFTFTEILPASTYFLLANNAAVIIIASMYRETRESSMRKISDSTILLASILFLSFGLIAFHTN